Proteins from a genomic interval of Heteronotia binoei isolate CCM8104 ecotype False Entrance Well chromosome 7, APGP_CSIRO_Hbin_v1, whole genome shotgun sequence:
- the LOC132575114 gene encoding fatty acid-binding protein 5-like isoform X1 has protein sequence MPNPEVFLGKWSLESSEGFDDYMKELGVNLAMRKMGSMAKPDVIISKDGDTLRVKTESTFKTSEFCFKLNEKFNEETIDGRKTETIITLGDDNVLTQVQKWDGKETTITRKVVDGKLVVVSRMYSWFPCRIISNRNLHTSSATSSIVTPGFHAEL, from the exons ATGCCGAACCCCGAAGTCTTCCTGGGCAAATGGAGCCTGGAGTCCAGTGAGGGCTTTGACGACTATATGAAAGAACTGG GTGTGAACTTGGCCATGAGGAAGATGGGAAGTATGGCCAAGCCAGATGTTATCATCAGCAAGGACGGAGATACACTTCGAGTGAAAACAGAAAGTACTTTCAAAACATCAGAATTCTGTTTCAAATTGAATGAGAAATTCAATGAAGAGACAATAGATGGCCGAAAAACAGAG ACCATTATAACGTTAGGTGACGATAACGTGTTGACACAGGTCCAAAAATGGGATGGCAAAGAGACCACGATAACAAGGAAGGTGGTAGATGGGAAGCTGGTTGTGGTAAGTAGAATGTACTCCTGGTTTCCATGCAGAATTATAAGCAACAGAAacttgcacacttcttcagctacTTCAAGCATAGTTACTCCTGGTTTCCATGCAGAATTATAA
- the LOC132575114 gene encoding fatty acid-binding protein 5-like isoform X2, whose translation MPNPEVFLGKWSLESSEGFDDYMKELGVNLAMRKMGSMAKPDVIISKDGDTLRVKTESTFKTSEFCFKLNEKFNEETIDGRKTETIITLGDDNVLTQVQKWDGKETTITRKVVDGKLVVECVMNNVKCIRIYKKA comes from the exons ATGCCGAACCCCGAAGTCTTCCTGGGCAAATGGAGCCTGGAGTCCAGTGAGGGCTTTGACGACTATATGAAAGAACTGG GTGTGAACTTGGCCATGAGGAAGATGGGAAGTATGGCCAAGCCAGATGTTATCATCAGCAAGGACGGAGATACACTTCGAGTGAAAACAGAAAGTACTTTCAAAACATCAGAATTCTGTTTCAAATTGAATGAGAAATTCAATGAAGAGACAATAGATGGCCGAAAAACAGAG ACCATTATAACGTTAGGTGACGATAACGTGTTGACACAGGTCCAAAAATGGGATGGCAAAGAGACCACGATAACAAGGAAGGTGGTAGATGGGAAGCTGGTTGTG GAATGTGTCATGAACAATGTCAAATGTATTCGCATTTACAAGAAAGCATGA